Proteins encoded together in one Candidatus Aminicenantes bacterium window:
- a CDS encoding NCS2 family permease, whose translation MAVFNLKENQTTAGREIVAGMVTFMAMAYIIFVNPKILAAAMGNDLFPALVLATCLGAGIFSILMGLISNYPLALASGMGLNAFLAYGVILGMKVPWPTAMGIVFIEGAIITLLVLTNVRKQVMNAIPLDLKRGIGVGIGLLITLVGLENAKLILP comes from the coding sequence TAATTTAAAGGAAAACCAGACAACGGCCGGCCGCGAAATCGTTGCCGGCATGGTCACCTTCATGGCCATGGCTTACATCATATTCGTCAATCCGAAAATATTGGCCGCGGCCATGGGCAACGATCTGTTCCCGGCGCTGGTGCTGGCCACATGCCTCGGGGCCGGAATCTTTAGCATCCTCATGGGGCTGATCAGCAACTATCCCCTGGCCCTGGCTTCGGGCATGGGATTGAATGCGTTTTTGGCCTACGGGGTGATCCTGGGCATGAAAGTTCCGTGGCCGACGGCCATGGGCATCGTCTTCATTGAAGGGGCGATCATCACCCTGCTGGTTTTGACCAATGTCCGCAAACAGGTGATGAACGCCATCCCGCTGGACCTCAAGCGCGGCATCGGCGTGGGCATCGGACTGCTGATCACCCTGGTCGGCCTGGAAAACGCCAAATTGATCCTTCCCAG